One segment of Thamnophis elegans isolate rThaEle1 chromosome 16, rThaEle1.pri, whole genome shotgun sequence DNA contains the following:
- the LOC116519318 gene encoding F-actin-capping protein subunit alpha-2-like: MSTELLSVDHPRIKTEKAQVVHRLLKQIPPGEFNEAFSDLRMLVEDDKMMCEEAPSLCAVYNKDHFTPVQTKNGEVLLTRHNELEENYFLDPQNQVSFKYDHLRRIPSDFQAHPEEDKKGELWRRALHEALKFYVDNHYPGGLCSVFVKDTAMRKIFVACIESHRYKPSAFWNGLWKSEWTFALAPASTSTQVTGVITIQAHYFEDGNTHLTAVKDAEETLLVTDEAQTAKDFAKLVGKVENETQSKIMDEYDHMNSSYIKSFRRQLPITHTSLDWEKVVTVKTVEARTL; encoded by the coding sequence ATGTCTACAGAGCTACTGTCTGTAGACCATCCTCGAATCAAGACAGAGAAAGCCCAGGTAGTGCATAGACTCTTGAAACAAATTCCACCTGGAGAATTCAATGAGGCCTTCAGTGACTTACGCATGCTGGTAGAAGATGATAAGATGATGTGTGAAGAGGCACCCAGTCTCTGTGCCGTGTACAACAAGGACCATTTCACACCAGTCCAAACCAAGAACGGTGAGGTCCTCTTGACTCGCCACAATGAGCTGGAGGAGAACTACTTCCTGGATCCACAGAACCAGGTCTCCTTCAAGTATGACCACTTGAGGAGAATACCAAGTGACTTCCAGGCTCATCCCGAAGAGGACAAGAAAGGAGAGCTATGGAGGAGAGCCCTCCACGAGGCCCTGAAATTTTATGTCGACAACCACTATCCTGGCGGGCTTTGCAGCGTCTTCGTCAAGGACACAGCTATGCGGAAGATTTTTGTGGCTTGCATTGAAAGCCACCGATACAAACCGTCTGCCTTCTGGAACGGCTTGTGGAAATCGGAATGGACATTTGCTCTAGCTCCTGCCTCTACATCCACTCAGGTGACCGGAGTCATCACGATCCAGGCACACTACTTTGAAGATGGCAACACACACCTGACAGCAGTCAAGGATGCTGAGGAGACGCTGCTGGTCACCGATGAAGCCCAGACAGCAAAGGACTTTGCAAAGCTGGTGGGGAAAGTGGAAAACGAGACCCAGAGTAAAATCATGGATGAATACGACCACATGAACAGCAGCTACATAAAGTCCTTTCGGAGACAGCTGCCCATCACTCACACCAGCCTTGACTGGGAAAAAGTGGTGACTGTGAAGACTGTAGAGGCTCGTACGCTCTAG